A window of the Labrus mixtus chromosome 8, fLabMix1.1, whole genome shotgun sequence genome harbors these coding sequences:
- the bcl2b gene encoding apoptosis regulator Bcl-2, with protein sequence MANECNRNIVEKYICHKLSKRGYEWGFEDEQDEDAANNGSLVAPPPTLVRRCREASSGPDRESIPHLCKRPPQSDPAYADIHRVLREAGDELERLYQPDFTEMSRQLYLTSTTAQRRFAEVIDELFRDGVNWGRIIAFFEFGGTVCVECMSKQEMTSQVDNIAEWMTEYLNGPLNSWIQDNGGWDAFVELYDRQRDSAFCSSWPSIKTVFGLAALGAASLTIGAYLTQK encoded by the exons ATGGCGAACGAGTGTAATCGCAACATTGTGGAAAAGTACATCTGTCATAAACTCTCCAAGCGGGGCTACGAGTGGGGATTTGAGGATGAGCAGGATGAAGATGCCGCTAATAACGGGTCATTAGTTGCCCCTCCGCCGACTTTGGTTCGCCGGTGCCGCGAAGCGAGCTCCGGGCCCGACCGTGAGAGCATCCCCCACCTCTGCAAGCGGCCCCCCCAGTCCGACCCAGCCTACGCGGATATCCACAGAGTCCTGCGCGAGGCTGGGGATGAACTTGAAAGACTTTACCAGCCGGACTTCACGGAGATGTCACGGCAGCTGTATCTCACCTCTACCACGGCGCAGAGGAGGTTCGCCGAGGTGATAGACGAACTGTTTCGGGACGGGGTGAACTGGGGCCGGATTATCGCCTTTTTCGAGTTCGGGGGCACCGTGTGCGTGGAGTGCATGTCCAAACAGGAGATGACATCGCAGGTGGACAACATCGCGGAGTGGATGACAGAGTATTTGAATGGACCTCTGAACAGCTGGATACAAGATAACGGTGGATGG gATGCCTTTGTGGAGCTGTacgacagacagagagactcggccttctgctcctcctggCCCTCCATTAAGACAGTCTTCGGCCTGGCAGCACTCGGGGCGGCTAGCCTCACCATTGGAGCATACCTTACACAGAAATGA
- the kdsr gene encoding 3-ketodihydrosphingosine reductase has translation MSSEEALSSTITDWIFINSWWLLLPFIMLLVVAAFIVAFVLLLYMISPLISPKPLKLNGAHVVVTGGSSGIGKSIAVECYKQGAFITLVARDEAKLLQAKKEVEKFAINDKQVVLCISVDVSSDYSQVESVIKQAQEKLGPVDMLVNCAGTSISAKFEEMEVDRFKKLMEVNYLGSVYPTRAVITTMKERRMGRIMFVSSQAGQVGLFGYTAYSPSKFALRGLAESLQMEIKPYNIYVTVAYPPDTDTPGLAEENKTKPLETKLISETSGVCQPDQVAKIIVRDAVQGNFNSSVGPDGYMLSALTCGMSPVTSITEGLQQIVTMGLFRTIALFYLGSFDSIVRRCMIQREQSKAADKRE, from the exons ATGTCCTCTGAAGAAGCGTTGAGCTCAACGATCACGGATTGGATTTTCATCAATTCCTGGTGGCTTCTTCTGCCGTTCATCATGCTCCTCGTAGTTGCTGCCTTCATCGTTGCCTTTGTGCTGTTGTTATACATGATATCGCCTCTTATAAGCCCCAAACCTCTGAAACTCAACGGGGCCCACGTCGTG GTGACAGGAGGCTCAAGTGGGATCGGTAAAAGTATTGCAGTTGAGTGCTACAAGCAAGGAGCATTCATCACTTTGGTGGCACGGGATGAG GCAAAATTGCTTCAAGCGAAGAAAGAGGTGGAGAAATTTGCCATCAATGATAAACAG GTGGTTCTCTGCATATCAGTGGATGTTTCCAGTGATTACAGCCAGGTGGAAAGTGTGATAAAACAG GCCCAAGAGAAGCTTGGACCAGTTGATATGTTGGTGAACTGCGCTGGAACTTCCATTTCTGCGAAGTTTGAGGAAATGGAAGTGGATCGTTTCAAA aAACTGATGGAAGTGAACTACTTGGGCAGCGTTTACCCGACACGAGCCGTCATCACCAcaatgaaggagaggagaatgGGCCGCATCATGTTTGTGTCCTCCCAAGCAGGCCAGGTTGGCCTGTTTGGATACACCGCTTACTCTCCATCCAAGTTTGCCCTGCGTGGCTTAGCAGAGTCGCTGCAGATGGAG ATAAAGCCATACAATATCTATGTGACTGTGGCCTACCCCCCTGATACTGACACTCCAGGATTGGctgaagaaaacaagacaaag cctctcgAGACCAAGTTAATCTCTGAAACATCTGGCGTTTGCCAACCAGACCAAGTGGCCAAAATCATTGTTCGGGATGCAGTG CAGGGGAACTTCAACAGCTCTGTGGGACCTGATGGTTACATGCTGTCAGCCCTCACCTGTGGAATGTCACCTGTCACCTCCATCACAGAAGGTCTCCAACAG ATTGTTACCATGGGATTATTTCGGACCATCGCCCTCTTCTACCTGGGAAGTTTTGACAGCATTGTGCGCCGCTGCATGATTCAGAGGGAGCAGTCGAAAGCAGCTGACAAGAGAGAGTAA
- the vps4b gene encoding vacuolar protein sorting-associated protein 4B isoform X2: MATNNNLQKAIDLASKAAQEDKAQNYEEALRLYQAAVQYFLHVVKYEAQGDKARQSIRAKCVEYLDRAEKLKEYLKKKEKAPPAKPVKESQSDDKGNESDEGDDPEKKKFQNQLSGAIVMEKPNIKWNDVAGLEGAKEALKEAVILPIKFPHLFTGKRTPWRGILLFGPPGTGKSYLAKAVATEANNSTFFSISSSDLVSKWLGESEKLVKNLFSLAREHKPSIIFIDEIDSLCGSRSENESEAARRIKTEFLVQMQGVGNDNEGILVLGATNIPWTLDSAIRRRFEKRIYIPLPEEHARSFMFKLHLGSTPSSLSDSDYVTLGKKTDGYSGADISVIVRDALMQPVRKVQSATHFKRVRGPSPTDPDTVKDDLLTPCSPGDPNAIEMTWMEVPGEKLLEPIVCMPDMMRSLANTKPTVNDQDLDKLKKFTEDFGQEG, translated from the exons ATGGCTACCAACAATAATTTACAG AAAGCAATCGATCTTGCGAGCAAGGCGGCTCAGGAGGATAAAGCTCAGAACTATGAGGAGGCGCTGCGTTTGTACCAAGCTGCTGTTCAGTACTTTCTCCATGTGGTGAAAT ATGAAGCTCAGGGGGACAAAGCAAGACAAAGCATCCGGGCAAAATGTGTGGAATACTTGGACAGAGCAGAGAAGTTGAAGGAGTAtctaaagaagaaagaaaaagctccTCCTGCTAAGCCGGTCAAAgagtcccagtctgatgacaaagg GAATGAAAGCGATGAAGGTGATGATCCAGAGAAAAAGAAGTTCCAGAACCAACTCTCAG GTGCAATCGTCATGGAGAAACCAAACATCAAATGGAATGATGTTGCTGGTTTGGAGGGAGCCAAGGAGGCCCTTAAAGAAGCCGTTATTCTCCCGATCAAATTCCCCCACCTTttcacag GAAAGAGAACTCCTTGGAGAGGGATCTTGCTCTTCGGACCTCCCGGTACAGGAAAGTCCTATCTGGCTAAAGCCGTTGCCACAGAGGCAAACAACTCCAccttcttctccatctcctcatctgACCTTGTCTCCAAATGGCTGGGAGAGAGTGAAAA GTTGGTGAAGAATCTGTTTAGCCTTGCAAGGGAGCACAAGCCCTCTATCATCTTCATCGATGAGATTGACTCCCTGTGTGGCTCAAGAAGTGAGAACGAGAGTGAGGCTGCTCGCCGTATTAAGACAGAGTTCCTGGTTCAGATGCAAG GTGTGGGAAATGACAATGAAGGAATTCTTGTACTTGGGGCCACAAATATCCCGTGGACCCTCGACTCAGCCATCAGGAGAAG ATTTGAGAAGAGGATCTACATCCCACTGCCTGAAGAGCATGCCCGCTCCTTTATGTTCAAGCTCCACCTGGGCTCCACCCCCAGCAGTCTCTCTGATTCTGACTATGTCACTCTGGGAAAGAAGACGGACGGTTACTCAGGAGCCGATATCAGCGTCATTGTAAGAGATGCTTTGATGCAGCCTGTGCGAAAGGTCCAATCAGCAACCCACTTCAAACGG GTACGGGGTCCATCCCCAACCGACCCTGACACTGTCAAAGACGACCTCTTGACTCCCTGCTCACCAGGCGACCCCAACGCCATTGAAATGACATGGATGGAGGTCCCTGGGGAGAAGTTACTAGAACCTATAGTATGCATG CCTGACATGATGAGGTCTCTGGCCAACACAAAGCCTACAGTCAATGACCAAGATctggacaaactgaaaaaatTCACAGAGGACTTTGGACAGGAGGGTTAG